AAAGCAATTAATGTCGGGTCAAATATTATGGGTTAATTGGTCTCAGCTTGTGTTGCCAGCCATAGTGTCTGCTGCGATATTGCTACTTGTGGTGTTTAGACCACAAGTACTTGATGGTTCTGGGTTCTACTTCTTGTTCGCGATAGTGATTACGCTATCAGTTGAGCTTGTTGGTGTGTATTTAGTCTTTAGTACTTTGATATTGCCAGCGCTTGCATTGAACAAGTATTTAGGCAAAGGGCAACTTGCTCTGGCTTATGTGGTTGGATTTGTTGGATACCTTGCAGGGCTTATACTCTCGGCCAGTTATGATCTGCCTAGCGGTGCGGCCATTGTGGCAGCGTTAGCTTTCAGTGCCATTACTATGCGGACAATTTTGTCATTTAATCAGTCTAAAGCGGTTGATTAATGGCTTATTGCAAAGCGTAGTGGTGTCGTGTTGAGCAGCCAGGTTACAGAATTAATGGTGCGTTAATGTTAACGCACCATTCTTTTATCTGGGCTAGTGTATAATATTTTAAGCTTACAAATGTAAACTGAAATCAAACAAACCATTGAGTCCAGCAACTGTGCTGGCTATACTGTCGCCACTTTCTTCGCAGGAGTCTGCTTGTGCTGTTAATTGCTCGTTCAATTATTCTTGCAGTGTTATTAACACTGGCGTTTTTTTTCGCAATAATTCTTTGTCTTGTTAGACCTATGCATCGTGATAATGTCCATGTTATTGCTCGTATTTTTTCTTCAGTTGCACCCATTCTAGGCATAAAGGTGATCACCCGTCATGCCACTGAAGAAACTCAAAAAGAACCAAAAATATATTTAGCTAACCATCAAAACAACTTTGATTTGTTTACTCATACATCTGCAGTGCCTAAAGCAACTGTGAGCCTAGGTAAGAAAAGTTTGGCGTGGATGCCGCTGTTTGGGCAAATATATTGGCTGTCGGGTAATATTTTAATCGACCGTAAAAATCGCCATAGTGCATTTGATACGATGGCTAAAACCGTTGAAAAAATGAAAAATAAGTTACTTTCAGTGTGGATTTTCCCTGAAGGAACACGTTCTAGAGGGCGTGGCTTATTACCTTTTAAAGTTGGCGCTTTTCATACTGCTATTGCTGCCAAGGCATCTATTGTTCCTGTGCTGGCCTCTTGTCAAAATCACATTAAATTAAATCGTTGGAATAACGGTGTTGTGATTGTGGAAATGATGGCACCAATGTCTACTGAAAATGTTGATAAAGCGGATGTTAAAAAGCTCTGTGCAAAAGTGCATGAAGCCATGTCAGCACGTTTGGCGGAATTAAATCAAGAAGCATCGGCATTAATGGCTAAACCTCAGTAGATTTATCACGTATAATTAGCGATTAGCCGCATTATTTTGTTAACGGAGTTACTCCATGTCTATTGAAGGTCTATTAAAAGAGCAGTTTGCTGAGAATCGTGAAATTATTCAAGCTTTGCTTG
This window of the Shewanella goraebulensis genome carries:
- a CDS encoding metal ABC transporter permease, whose translation is MLDLELLLILFPAFVAGILVLSTHVVLGRQVLKRGIIFIDLAIAQVAALGAIVSHMDHSIEELPFSHVWMPALFALAGAGFIAWLSKRFADELEAIIGCFYVLSAVAAMLLLSNDPHGAELLKQLMSGQILWVNWSQLVLPAIVSAAILLLVVFRPQVLDGSGFYFLFAIVITLSVELVGVYLVFSTLILPALALNKYLGKGQLALAYVVGFVGYLAGLILSASYDLPSGAAIVAALAFSAITMRTILSFNQSKAVD
- a CDS encoding 1-acylglycerol-3-phosphate O-acyltransferase; its protein translation is MLLIARSIILAVLLTLAFFFAIILCLVRPMHRDNVHVIARIFSSVAPILGIKVITRHATEETQKEPKIYLANHQNNFDLFTHTSAVPKATVSLGKKSLAWMPLFGQIYWLSGNILIDRKNRHSAFDTMAKTVEKMKNKLLSVWIFPEGTRSRGRGLLPFKVGAFHTAIAAKASIVPVLASCQNHIKLNRWNNGVVIVEMMAPMSTENVDKADVKKLCAKVHEAMSARLAELNQEASALMAKPQ